Proteins co-encoded in one Bacteroidota bacterium genomic window:
- a CDS encoding DUF1080 domain-containing protein produces MRVIRSFVNASAPFLFLTFLSFGQQATHEVNAANTLTEKELKEGWKLLFDGKSTSGWRGAYRDSYPEKGWEVRDGMLIVEASEGREAANGGDIVTVDEYSSFDLKVDFKLTEGANSGIKYFVTEKQKKNPGSAIGLEYQLLDDARHPDAKLGINGNRTLASLYDLFPASNKHPKPIGDWNTARILVKGMHVEHWLNGVKVLEYERGGKEFMAHKAESKFKDMPDFGIAEKGHILLQDHGNQVFFRNVKIRVLQ; encoded by the coding sequence ATGCGCGTCATCAGGTCGTTCGTTAATGCGTCTGCCCCTTTCCTTTTTCTCACATTCCTCTCTTTCGGTCAACAAGCAACGCACGAGGTCAATGCCGCGAACACGCTCACCGAAAAGGAATTGAAAGAAGGCTGGAAGCTTTTGTTTGACGGAAAAAGCACCAGTGGCTGGCGCGGTGCATACCGCGATTCGTATCCTGAGAAGGGGTGGGAGGTGCGCGACGGCATGCTCATCGTCGAGGCTTCAGAAGGCCGCGAGGCGGCGAACGGCGGAGATATTGTGACCGTCGATGAATACAGCAGTTTTGATTTGAAGGTGGATTTCAAACTCACCGAAGGCGCCAACAGCGGAATCAAGTATTTTGTCACCGAAAAACAGAAAAAGAACCCTGGTTCAGCTATCGGCCTCGAATATCAGCTGCTCGATGATGCCAGGCATCCGGACGCAAAACTCGGCATTAACGGTAATCGGACACTCGCGTCGTTATACGACCTCTTTCCGGCCAGCAATAAGCATCCGAAGCCCATAGGTGACTGGAACACCGCCCGAATTCTCGTCAAGGGAATGCATGTGGAGCATTGGCTCAACGGGGTAAAGGTCCTCGAATACGAGCGCGGCGGAAAGGAATTCATGGCTCATAAAGCAGAAAGCAAATTCAAGGATATGCCGGATTTCGGCATCGCCGAGAAGGGACACATCCTGCTTCAGGATCACGGGAATCAGGTCTTCTTCCGCAACGTGAAGATCCGGGTTCTCCAATAA